One stretch of Lycium ferocissimum isolate CSIRO_LF1 unplaced genomic scaffold, AGI_CSIRO_Lferr_CH_V1 ctg7212, whole genome shotgun sequence DNA includes these proteins:
- the LOC132045605 gene encoding V-type proton ATPase subunit E2-like, which produces MNDTDVSKQIQQMVRFIRQEAEEKANEISVSAEEEFQIEKLQLVEAAKKKVRQEYERKTKQVEVRKKIEYSMQLNASRIKVLQAQDDVVNGMKESARKTLLKISGDKNNYKKLLKGLIVQSLLRLKEPSVLLRCREMDVSVVKSVVEDAKKEYIEKAKVRSPNITIDNNVYLPPPPSDAHPHRSSCSGGVILASEDGKIVCENTLDARLDVIFKQKLPKIRKQLFSKMSA; this is translated from the exons ATGAATGACACAGATGTATCAAAGCAAATACAGCAAATGGTCAGATTCATTCGGCAGGAAGCCGAAGAGAAGGCCAATGAAATCTCTGTCTCCGCTGAGGAG GAATTCCAAATTGAGAAATTACAATTAGTTGAAGCTGCGAAGAAAAAGGTCAGACAAGAGTATGAACGGAAAACCAAGCAGGTGGAAGTCCGTAAGAAAAT TGAGTACTCTATGCAACTAAATGCGTCCCGCATCAAAGTTCTCCAAGCACAGGATGATGTGGTCAACGGAATGAAGGAGTCTGCTAGAAAGACACTTCTAAAGATTTCTGGTGACAAGAATAATTACAAAAAGCTTCTCAAAGGATTAATTGTTCAG AGTCTGCTGCGACTGAAGGAGCCATCGGTGTTGTTGAGGTGTAGGGAGATGGATGTCTCAGTAGTTAAATCAGTTGTAGAGGATGCAAAAAAAGAGTACATTGAGAAAGCCAAAGTGCGTAGCCCTAACATCACCATTGACAATAATGTGTATCTACCTCCTCCTCCAAGTGATGCACATCCTCATCGTTCCTCTTG CTCTGGAGGAGTAATTCTAGCTTCTGAAGATGGGAAGATTGTATGTGAGAACACTCTTGATGCTCGACTGGATgttattttcaagcagaaactCCCCAAG ATACGTAAACAACTTTTCAGTAAGATGAGTGCATGA
- the LOC132045604 gene encoding BTB/POZ domain-containing protein At3g08570 isoform X1, whose amino-acid sequence MKSKRHSYCRKRKSFSRCCCCCSKVKLKFLLNRSHSRMVSQHSPNYNSFTTRTIFSDVAGDITVAVNGESFLLHKFPLVSLSGKIRKMVADAKDPNLSELDLTHVPGGPEAFELAAKFCYGMNFEITTTNVARLRCVSEYLEMTEDYREENLIARTETFLVEVVSPSLEKSVEVLSSCESLLPTAEEVGIPDRCIDAIARDACQEQLVSGLSHLDCDSGSLELKDRCLEWWVEDLSVLSIDFYRRVIMAMEHVGVHIDSIIASLMHYAQVSLKGIGKPQIWNPARAYPCKGEKGQKTIVETLVSLLPPEKSSSVPLNFLFGILRIAIMVDAVLACRLEIERRIAFRLEMVLLDDLLIPSVQTGDSLFDVDTVKRILIHFLQRIDQEENEDRGYESEGIDSPSHGALLKVGRLIDTYLAEIAPDPYLSLDKFTAMISVLPDYARVIDDGLYRAIDIYLKAHPMLSEHECKKLCKFIDSQKLSQEACNHAAQNDRLPVQMTVRVLYFEQLRLKNALSGSCGDTFVSQKISSGLTSAAMSPRDTYASLRRENRELKLEISRMRVRLSDLEKEQMFMKQGMIDKTGNGKTFLTSLSRGIGRFGIFGGPSGGKHHKSGRKSRTSEVKTGRSRRYSVS is encoded by the exons ATGAAAAGCAAAAGGCATAGTTACTGCAGAAAGAGGAAAAG TTTCAGTCgatgctgctgctgctgctccaAGGTGAAGCTCAAGTTTCTTCTTAATAGAAGTCATTCAAGAATGGTGTCTCAACACTCTCCTAATTACAACTCATTTACCACCCG CACTATATTCTCTGATGTTGCTGGGGATATTACTGTTGCTGTAAACGGAGAGTCTTTCCTACTGCATAAG TTTCCACTAGTGTCTTTGAGTGGAAAGATCCGGAAGATGGTGGCGGATGCCAAAGACCCAAATCTCTCAGAATTGGATTTGACCCATGTACCAGGGGGACCTGAAGCATTTGAACTAGCTGCAAAGTTTTGTTATGGCATGAACTTTGAGATCACAACTACAAATGTAGCACGTTTGCGTTGTGTGTCAGAATACTTGGAAATGACAGAAGATTATCGAGAAGAGAACCTTATTGCGAGAACAGAAACTTTCCTTGTTGAAGTTGTGTCTCCAAGTCTTGAAAAATCGGTGGAGGTACTTTCTTCTTGTGAATCCCTGCTTCCTACTGCAGAGGAGGTTGGTATTCCAGACAGATGCATCGATGCCATTGCCAGGGACGCTTGTCAGGAGCAACTTGTTTCAGGTCTATCTCATTTAGATTGTGATAGTGGATCTTTGGAACTCAAGGACAGGTGTCTTGAATGGTGGGTCGAAGATCTTTCTGTTCTAAGCATTGATTTTTACCGCAGAGTTATCATGGCAATGGAACATGTTGGAGTACACATAGACAGCATAATTGCATCCTTGATGCATTACGCCCAGGTGTCTCTAAAGGGTATTGGGAAACCGCAAATTTGGAATCCAGCTAGAGCATATCCATGTAAGGGAGAAAAGGGGCAGAAAACAATTGTAGAAACTCTTGTTAGTCTGTTGCCTCCAGAGAAAAGTTCATCGGTTCCgttgaattttctttttgggaTATTGAGGATAGCTATCATGGTGGATGCCGTGCTAGCCTGCAGGCTTGAAATTGAGAGGAGGATTGCCTTCAGGTTGGAAATGGTATTACTTGATGATTTGCTTATACCATCTGTCCAGACAGGTGATTCTTTGTTTGATGTTGACACTGTCAAGCGAATATTGATACATTTCCTCCAAAGGATTGAccaggaagaaaatgaagatcgTGGATATGAATCAGAAGGTATTGATTCTCCAAGCCACGGTGCTCTATTGAAAGTTggacggctcatagacacataTCTCGCTGAAATAGCTCCTGATCCATATTTGAGTCTCGACAAATTCACTGCTATGATATCAGTGTTGCCTGATTATGCTCGTGTAATTGATGACGGACTTTACAGAGCTATTGATATTTATTTGAAg GCCCATCCGATGCTAAGTGAGCATGAATGCAAAAAGCTATGCAAATTCATAGATAGCCAAAAGCTCTCTCAAGAAGCATGCAATCATGCAGCACAGAACGACAGGCTCCCAGTTCAAATGACTGTCCGAGTTCTCTACTTTGAGCAGCTCCGCCTAAAGAATGCTCTATCTGGAAGTTGTGGAGATACTTTTGTATCACAAAAGATCAGCAGCGGTCTTACAAGTGCAGCCATGTCTCCTAGAGATACTTATGCGTCTTTAAGGAGAGAGAACCGAGAACTGAAGCTGGAGATATCAAGAATGAGGGTGAGGCTCAGTGACCTTGAGAAGGAACAAATGTTCATGAAACAAGGGATGATAGACAAAACAGGAAATGGAAAAACATTCTTAACTTCCCTTTCTAGAGGTATAGGAAGGTTTGGTATATTTGGTGGTCCATCTGGGGGAAAACATCACAAGTCTGGTAGGAAATCCAGGACATCAGAAGTAAAAACTGGTAGGAGTAGGAGGTATTCTGTTTCCTAG
- the LOC132045604 gene encoding BTB/POZ domain-containing protein At3g08570 isoform X2, whose product MVSQHSPNYNSFTTRTIFSDVAGDITVAVNGESFLLHKFPLVSLSGKIRKMVADAKDPNLSELDLTHVPGGPEAFELAAKFCYGMNFEITTTNVARLRCVSEYLEMTEDYREENLIARTETFLVEVVSPSLEKSVEVLSSCESLLPTAEEVGIPDRCIDAIARDACQEQLVSGLSHLDCDSGSLELKDRCLEWWVEDLSVLSIDFYRRVIMAMEHVGVHIDSIIASLMHYAQVSLKGIGKPQIWNPARAYPCKGEKGQKTIVETLVSLLPPEKSSSVPLNFLFGILRIAIMVDAVLACRLEIERRIAFRLEMVLLDDLLIPSVQTGDSLFDVDTVKRILIHFLQRIDQEENEDRGYESEGIDSPSHGALLKVGRLIDTYLAEIAPDPYLSLDKFTAMISVLPDYARVIDDGLYRAIDIYLKAHPMLSEHECKKLCKFIDSQKLSQEACNHAAQNDRLPVQMTVRVLYFEQLRLKNALSGSCGDTFVSQKISSGLTSAAMSPRDTYASLRRENRELKLEISRMRVRLSDLEKEQMFMKQGMIDKTGNGKTFLTSLSRGIGRFGIFGGPSGGKHHKSGRKSRTSEVKTGRSRRYSVS is encoded by the exons ATGGTGTCTCAACACTCTCCTAATTACAACTCATTTACCACCCG CACTATATTCTCTGATGTTGCTGGGGATATTACTGTTGCTGTAAACGGAGAGTCTTTCCTACTGCATAAG TTTCCACTAGTGTCTTTGAGTGGAAAGATCCGGAAGATGGTGGCGGATGCCAAAGACCCAAATCTCTCAGAATTGGATTTGACCCATGTACCAGGGGGACCTGAAGCATTTGAACTAGCTGCAAAGTTTTGTTATGGCATGAACTTTGAGATCACAACTACAAATGTAGCACGTTTGCGTTGTGTGTCAGAATACTTGGAAATGACAGAAGATTATCGAGAAGAGAACCTTATTGCGAGAACAGAAACTTTCCTTGTTGAAGTTGTGTCTCCAAGTCTTGAAAAATCGGTGGAGGTACTTTCTTCTTGTGAATCCCTGCTTCCTACTGCAGAGGAGGTTGGTATTCCAGACAGATGCATCGATGCCATTGCCAGGGACGCTTGTCAGGAGCAACTTGTTTCAGGTCTATCTCATTTAGATTGTGATAGTGGATCTTTGGAACTCAAGGACAGGTGTCTTGAATGGTGGGTCGAAGATCTTTCTGTTCTAAGCATTGATTTTTACCGCAGAGTTATCATGGCAATGGAACATGTTGGAGTACACATAGACAGCATAATTGCATCCTTGATGCATTACGCCCAGGTGTCTCTAAAGGGTATTGGGAAACCGCAAATTTGGAATCCAGCTAGAGCATATCCATGTAAGGGAGAAAAGGGGCAGAAAACAATTGTAGAAACTCTTGTTAGTCTGTTGCCTCCAGAGAAAAGTTCATCGGTTCCgttgaattttctttttgggaTATTGAGGATAGCTATCATGGTGGATGCCGTGCTAGCCTGCAGGCTTGAAATTGAGAGGAGGATTGCCTTCAGGTTGGAAATGGTATTACTTGATGATTTGCTTATACCATCTGTCCAGACAGGTGATTCTTTGTTTGATGTTGACACTGTCAAGCGAATATTGATACATTTCCTCCAAAGGATTGAccaggaagaaaatgaagatcgTGGATATGAATCAGAAGGTATTGATTCTCCAAGCCACGGTGCTCTATTGAAAGTTggacggctcatagacacataTCTCGCTGAAATAGCTCCTGATCCATATTTGAGTCTCGACAAATTCACTGCTATGATATCAGTGTTGCCTGATTATGCTCGTGTAATTGATGACGGACTTTACAGAGCTATTGATATTTATTTGAAg GCCCATCCGATGCTAAGTGAGCATGAATGCAAAAAGCTATGCAAATTCATAGATAGCCAAAAGCTCTCTCAAGAAGCATGCAATCATGCAGCACAGAACGACAGGCTCCCAGTTCAAATGACTGTCCGAGTTCTCTACTTTGAGCAGCTCCGCCTAAAGAATGCTCTATCTGGAAGTTGTGGAGATACTTTTGTATCACAAAAGATCAGCAGCGGTCTTACAAGTGCAGCCATGTCTCCTAGAGATACTTATGCGTCTTTAAGGAGAGAGAACCGAGAACTGAAGCTGGAGATATCAAGAATGAGGGTGAGGCTCAGTGACCTTGAGAAGGAACAAATGTTCATGAAACAAGGGATGATAGACAAAACAGGAAATGGAAAAACATTCTTAACTTCCCTTTCTAGAGGTATAGGAAGGTTTGGTATATTTGGTGGTCCATCTGGGGGAAAACATCACAAGTCTGGTAGGAAATCCAGGACATCAGAAGTAAAAACTGGTAGGAGTAGGAGGTATTCTGTTTCCTAG
- the LOC132045604 gene encoding BTB/POZ domain-containing protein At3g08570 isoform X3, which produces MVADAKDPNLSELDLTHVPGGPEAFELAAKFCYGMNFEITTTNVARLRCVSEYLEMTEDYREENLIARTETFLVEVVSPSLEKSVEVLSSCESLLPTAEEVGIPDRCIDAIARDACQEQLVSGLSHLDCDSGSLELKDRCLEWWVEDLSVLSIDFYRRVIMAMEHVGVHIDSIIASLMHYAQVSLKGIGKPQIWNPARAYPCKGEKGQKTIVETLVSLLPPEKSSSVPLNFLFGILRIAIMVDAVLACRLEIERRIAFRLEMVLLDDLLIPSVQTGDSLFDVDTVKRILIHFLQRIDQEENEDRGYESEGIDSPSHGALLKVGRLIDTYLAEIAPDPYLSLDKFTAMISVLPDYARVIDDGLYRAIDIYLKAHPMLSEHECKKLCKFIDSQKLSQEACNHAAQNDRLPVQMTVRVLYFEQLRLKNALSGSCGDTFVSQKISSGLTSAAMSPRDTYASLRRENRELKLEISRMRVRLSDLEKEQMFMKQGMIDKTGNGKTFLTSLSRGIGRFGIFGGPSGGKHHKSGRKSRTSEVKTGRSRRYSVS; this is translated from the exons ATGGTGGCGGATGCCAAAGACCCAAATCTCTCAGAATTGGATTTGACCCATGTACCAGGGGGACCTGAAGCATTTGAACTAGCTGCAAAGTTTTGTTATGGCATGAACTTTGAGATCACAACTACAAATGTAGCACGTTTGCGTTGTGTGTCAGAATACTTGGAAATGACAGAAGATTATCGAGAAGAGAACCTTATTGCGAGAACAGAAACTTTCCTTGTTGAAGTTGTGTCTCCAAGTCTTGAAAAATCGGTGGAGGTACTTTCTTCTTGTGAATCCCTGCTTCCTACTGCAGAGGAGGTTGGTATTCCAGACAGATGCATCGATGCCATTGCCAGGGACGCTTGTCAGGAGCAACTTGTTTCAGGTCTATCTCATTTAGATTGTGATAGTGGATCTTTGGAACTCAAGGACAGGTGTCTTGAATGGTGGGTCGAAGATCTTTCTGTTCTAAGCATTGATTTTTACCGCAGAGTTATCATGGCAATGGAACATGTTGGAGTACACATAGACAGCATAATTGCATCCTTGATGCATTACGCCCAGGTGTCTCTAAAGGGTATTGGGAAACCGCAAATTTGGAATCCAGCTAGAGCATATCCATGTAAGGGAGAAAAGGGGCAGAAAACAATTGTAGAAACTCTTGTTAGTCTGTTGCCTCCAGAGAAAAGTTCATCGGTTCCgttgaattttctttttgggaTATTGAGGATAGCTATCATGGTGGATGCCGTGCTAGCCTGCAGGCTTGAAATTGAGAGGAGGATTGCCTTCAGGTTGGAAATGGTATTACTTGATGATTTGCTTATACCATCTGTCCAGACAGGTGATTCTTTGTTTGATGTTGACACTGTCAAGCGAATATTGATACATTTCCTCCAAAGGATTGAccaggaagaaaatgaagatcgTGGATATGAATCAGAAGGTATTGATTCTCCAAGCCACGGTGCTCTATTGAAAGTTggacggctcatagacacataTCTCGCTGAAATAGCTCCTGATCCATATTTGAGTCTCGACAAATTCACTGCTATGATATCAGTGTTGCCTGATTATGCTCGTGTAATTGATGACGGACTTTACAGAGCTATTGATATTTATTTGAAg GCCCATCCGATGCTAAGTGAGCATGAATGCAAAAAGCTATGCAAATTCATAGATAGCCAAAAGCTCTCTCAAGAAGCATGCAATCATGCAGCACAGAACGACAGGCTCCCAGTTCAAATGACTGTCCGAGTTCTCTACTTTGAGCAGCTCCGCCTAAAGAATGCTCTATCTGGAAGTTGTGGAGATACTTTTGTATCACAAAAGATCAGCAGCGGTCTTACAAGTGCAGCCATGTCTCCTAGAGATACTTATGCGTCTTTAAGGAGAGAGAACCGAGAACTGAAGCTGGAGATATCAAGAATGAGGGTGAGGCTCAGTGACCTTGAGAAGGAACAAATGTTCATGAAACAAGGGATGATAGACAAAACAGGAAATGGAAAAACATTCTTAACTTCCCTTTCTAGAGGTATAGGAAGGTTTGGTATATTTGGTGGTCCATCTGGGGGAAAACATCACAAGTCTGGTAGGAAATCCAGGACATCAGAAGTAAAAACTGGTAGGAGTAGGAGGTATTCTGTTTCCTAG